The DNA region aggggccggGGCTGTGTGTGAGGGGCGCGGAGAGAGGCGGGCGGGGGCCGGGCCGTCTTCCTTCCGCCACCCGGCCGGGGGACCTGACCTCCCGTGTGTGCTTCTCGGGTTCTCATctttggacagacagacagacatcgcggagggagagaccgagagagagagagagagaccccgcaGCCCTGCCTCCGCTTATAaagcgtccccacctgcagtggggacgggggcctcgaacccgggtcctcgcgtcCTGTGCCGTGTGCGCTTGGCCCGGCGTGCCCCTAACTTTGTGTTTCGccagtctctgtctccttttgcttctttgtgtgtgtatttCGGACAGACCCAGGAAGAActcgggagggggaggggagggagagaggcagagagacccccgcaggtagggacggggctcgaacccggtgcACACTGTCACGTGGGCGTGCCCGACACCCCCCAGAACAGCGCTgccctccgcctccgcctccgcctcccaGATGGCCGCAGGTGccagccccctcctccctccccccgggGGTGCCTGCCCGCCTAACCGAGCGCCCCCCAACTCTGTCCCCCACCACAGCCGCCGGCCCGGAGCCCGCCCGCGACATCCGCTGCGAGTTCTGCGGCGAGTTCTTCGAGAACCGCAAGGGGCTGTCGAGCCACGCGCGCTCGCACCTGCGGCAGATGGGGGTGACCGAGTGGTACGTCAACGGCTCCCCCATCGACACGCTGCGCGAGATCCTCAAGAGACGGACCCAGGCCCGGCCCGGCGGACCCCCCAACCCGCCCGGGCCCGGCCCCAAAGCCCTGGCCAAGATGGCGGGGCCCGGCGGCCCGCTGGATGCCCGCAGCCCCGCCGACCTGCACCTCTCGCCCCTGGCCAAGAAGctgccgccaccgccgccgcctcCACCGGGCAGCCCCCTGGGCCACTCCCCGACCGCCTCGCCGCCTCCCACGGCCCGGAAGATGTTCACGGGCCTGGCGGCGCACCCGCTGCCCAAGAAGCTGAAGCCCGAGCAGATGCGGGTGGAGATCAAGAGGGAGCTGCTGCCGGGGGCCCTGCACGGGGACCCCATCGATGACCCCTGGGTGGCCGCCCGGGAAGAGCTGACGCCCCTGAACCTGTGTAAGTGTGACCCGGGCCGGGTGGGCCGGCGGGCGGGGGCTGCCCCAGGGTCAGAACCAGGAAGGGCCCGCCCCGCCTGGAAATGGGGTGACGGAGGGGGGGGACCCAGGCGTCAGTCACCCCAGGGTGGCTGGCCTATAGGGTGACGCTGCCTGCCTGCCATAGGTGGGGTTCCGGGCCCCTGGCTGCCTCCCGGCGGCGGGGGTCTAGGTGCTTGACCTCAGCTGCCCCAGGCTGTCTGCCTGCTCGGaactcccccctttccctctgctAGCCTCGTCCCCCTGAGGTGGACTGGTTTATTTATTGAGGAGCCAGGGAGCTGGAGGGGcaggagagggacacacacacacagagagagagagagggcagagccCCCCCTAGCGATGTCAGGGATGGAACTCGAGACCTCACACTGgggtcctgaggtcccaggttcaatccccagcaccaccctcagcAGCAGCTGACAGGGctctgatgtctgtctgtctgtctctctctctctgtatgtttgtctatctttctatctcattaaaataaaaatatattttgttttttaaaaaactcagttCTTCATGCCTGGGAGTCCAGCTCCctatctactgagccacctccggaGCCAGGGGGCGTCCtgactttttgtctttttaaaccagggcgctgctcagctctggcggacggtggtgctggggattgaacctggggcctcagagcctcaggcaggagcgtctctttgcagaacccctgtgctgcctccttactttcttttcagtttctatttttctttttaattttttattagtgcttgaatattgattcacaaaCAGATGAGATCACAGGGGTCTAACTCCACCCCGTCCCCACCCCAGACTCCggtgcccccattccctccactggaaactgcagggcTTCTCCCAAGCTCCCAGACACGGGCTGATTAttctttctacaactatctacatTGATATTTATTCGCCCATTTCCCCCTgtgctcctgccttctctccccttctcagtcacACTCCACCTGTGACTCCGTCCGAgtgtccctttttcctcttctctctccgggtcctgatggagttggggttctgagccctctgggcatcttcccctgacatgtctccccctctgggagcctggacccaaatcctctatggggagcagaaggtgggagttgtggcttctgtcatggcttctccgctggacatgggtgttggcaggtggacccacacccccagcctgtgtctgtctgtccctggtggggcagggctccggggaggtgaggctccaggacacacgggtgagggcgtctgcccagggaggtcagggcgggatcacggtagcatctgcaacttggtggctgataagCAGTAAGATCTAAGGCAGAACACGTTGTCTAATAACCAGGAACCCAGAGGTATGACtagagcaggtgaaattaggggtctCCGTGTGTGAAGAaagcaggaagtctattttaggtctgttccaaggggcccgtgactttagtcactgttgcctgagccccacagctaacatgcaggtggcctaAAGGTGTTGTCtgcggagatggtgtcagagttggaaaaaggaccagaaagctggagcagggcGGAGAGCAGCTCCCAGACATGAAGCAAATTCATAAATACAAGTAACGATTTGCCATGTCCATCCGCCCCAGGGCccgtgtggcctctgagtccctgtctgtcagtctgagctcacagtccatggtcccagctggaaccttccaggctgctctcacgtcaggacccgtcttccccgaggggcagagcaggccgaccagcctccctgcagagagtggggagtccccgccATTCTGCTCTCCAgtgggggcagggcctggagagGCCCCCAAGGCGGCTCGTGCTGACGGTCCTGATGGAGGCGCCCTGTGGGGGTGGACTTTTGCCCATGGGGAAGGCTTCACACTGGCGCGGTCGGTGTGGTGTGCCCGTGCCCGTGCcgtgctgggagctcgaacctgggtccgcaCGCAGGGCAAAATGCACACTCCCCCGTGAGCCCCGTGAGCTCgtccctggcccctgcccctgctCGCTAGTGTGTCTGCCttggccagagccctgctcagctcgggcTGAATGGTACCGCCGGGGAGGGTTGAACCAGGGGCCTTGGCGTGTGCACCCTGGGCCGGGTGACTCAGGCCTGCCTTTCCCAGAGCACAGAGCAGCCCTGGCTTGTGgttcctgggcttgaacctggggcccctggagcctcaggcgtacaagtctttttgcattagccactgtgctgtctccccagccaccatttcttcccccctttcttcctttccttctgtctgtctgtctgtctgtctgtcttgtgtgtattttatttgtctgttttaatgagagagaccccggagccctgctgagctctggctgatggtggtgctggggcttgaaccccaggacctcagagcctcaggcaggagagtctcttggcaGAACCCTTATACTGTCTGCCGTCCCTGAACTCCATTTAGTGGGGTTTTATTTTCACGAGAGAGACGTACAGGGACAGCCCAGAGCCCTGACTGACGGCGCTGCTGGCGgttgaaccctgggcctcagagcctcgggcgcTGGGTTCCCTGGGCCGTCGCGCCAGCCTGCCGCCTACCCCGAGCCTCCGCCGTGCCAGCCTGCGCTCCCTGGGCCCGGGGCCACCTGCTTCCCTTGCGCGGCGCTAGAGAAGTTAGGGGAGCAGAGGTGGGGCTCAGGACCCCGCAGGCTTGGGCGCAGGGTCCGAGGCTGGCGCCCGTCCCTCTGCTCCCCGGTGTCCCCCGACATCCCAGGACACCTCGGGGGCGTGGGCCACCATTGGCGACAGCTCGGGCAGCAGGGGTGTACCCTTGGGGTGGGCGCAGGAGTGCGTGCTGGGGCGGGGGGCGGTTggattttggcctccagggtcagCACTGTGAAACCACCGTCCCAGGGGCCATTTcctctttctgctttttcttagctgggacagagagaaattgacaggacgaggagaaaagagagggggggaagagagaaagatagacacctgcagacccttgctcgtgaagcgccccccccacacacacaggtggggagccgggggctcgaacccgggtccacgCGCGTGCCgatgtgtgccacagcccagccccccgtTAGTTATCCTTACATAgttgctttattttactttaatgagagaaatggatacagagagagtccagagccctgctgagctctggctgctggtggtgctggggatggaacccggggcctcagagcctcaggcgggaggGTCTGTTCGCAGACCCCCTGTGCCGTCTCCGCCGCCCCTTGCTTGCCTGTATAAATATATTCTGGTGAGAGGACACagatatcgagagggaaaggggagctagagagggagagagacagacagatacccgcagccctgctccaccgctcaggaagcttcccccctgcaggtggggctcgaacccgggtcctcgctcaccgtgcgggcgggcgggcggcgtgCCACCCGAAAcaccctggggctggaacccggggcctTCCTGCCCCGCCATGCCCGCCACAGCCACCGCCCCTTCCCGCAGCCTCCCGGGCCGAGCCAGTGCGCGACATCCGCTGCGAGTTCTGCGGCGAGTTCTTCGAGAACCGCAAGGGGCTGTCGAGCCACGCGCGCTCGCACCTGCGCCAGATGGGGGTGACCGAGTGGTCGGTCAACGGCTCCCCCATCGACACGCTGCGCGAGATCCTCAAGAAGAAGACCAAGTGCGTCGTCAAGAAGGAGCCGCCCGCCGGGgacccggccccggccccggacGCCGACGGGCCCCCCGCCCTGGGACCCCTGCAGGCACCGCTGCCCCTGGTGCCCGCGGCCGGGCGGCCCGGCAGACCGGGAGGGGGCCCGGCGCAGGGGCCCCGCGAGCTGCTGCTGGCGCCGCTGTCCGGGGCCAAGCCGGCGACCGCCGCCGGCTACCTGGGCGCCGCCGTGGCCCCCAAGCGGCCCCTGGGGGACGAGCGGCTGCTGCCCGCGGAGGTGAAGGCCAAGGCCTACGTCCAGAGCGAGCTGCCCTTCAAGGCCCTGCACGACAAGGCCGCCCACGCCTGTAAGCCGGACGGCGGGGccgggctggggggcgggggccgGGCTGGGGGGCGGCCTGGGCGGGCAGGGCTCAGCCGCACCCCGTGCCCGTCACAGCCGCCACCGGCACCGAGGCCTGCTGCGAGCTGTGCGGCCTGTACTTCGAGAACCGCAAGGCGCTGGCCAGCCACGCCCGGGCGCACCTGCGGCAGTTTGGGGTGACCGAGTGGTGCGTGAATGGCTCCCCCATCGAGACGCTGAGCGAGTGGATCCGCCACCGGCCCCAGAAGGCGGGCGCCTACCGCAGCTACATCCAGGGCGGCCGGCCCTTCGCCAAGAAGTTCCGGAGCGCCGGCCACGGCCGTGACACCGCCGACAAGCGGCCGCCCCTGGGGCTGGCTCCCGGGGGCCTGGCCATGACAGGCCGTGGCGCGGGAGGCGGCGGGGGAGGCGGCGGTGCAGACCTGGGGCTGGAGATTGGCCGCGCCCTGGACGGCGGCGGCGGGGAACGGTCGCTGCCCACCGGTCCGCCGGGCACCACCGTGAAGGCCGAGGAGCACCAGAGGCACAACATCAACAGTGAGCGTCTCCACAGCCCGCCggggccctgcccctgccccccacagccCCCTGCCCGCCACAGCCCGCCGCGCCTGCCCCTGCCCTCTGGCCCCCTGCCCTgcctcacacacacagaccctcCCCCCAGCCTCAGCTCCTTGCCCCCCACCCACAGAGTTCGAGCGCCGCCAAGCCCGGCCGTCGGACACCTCCGCAGCCCGGGGAGGCCAGGACGCCCACGGCCTGCAGCATAAGCTGGGGGAGGTCCGGCAGCCCCCCGTCCGCGTCCGGCCTGTCCCCTCCCTGGTGCCCCGGCCGCCCCAGACGTCCCTCGTCAAGTTTGTGGGCAACATCTACACCCTCAAATGCAGGTATgaggggcggggagggagggacccccacccccaccccgccgtgTGCCCACCGTGACCCCCAGGTCTCTGACGCCACGCCAGGCAAGCCCGGTGACCCTCCGGCTGTACCCCGGCCCCGCCGGCCAAATGGGGATCGCAGGCCATCGATGCCCCCGAGTTGTCACAAACGGCCGGGCGGGGGGAGCCCTCCGCACCCACCCCATGGGCGAGTCAGTTACGTAGCGGGAGGAAGGGACCAGGGGCCCAGCGGCGGGGCGCGCCTGTCACCGGGCACAAagacgcaggttcgagccccggtccccacctgcacgaagGAAGCTTCCcgggcagtggagcagggctgcgggggtctctcagtctccccccgcccctctcgacttctctctgtcctggcaaaCGAAATGAAAGAGggcagaatggccaccaggagtagggttcctggtgcaggcgccaagccccggCTGGGACCCTGGgggccgagagagagagacagagacagagacatcgagaggggaggggagatagagagacacctgcggccctgccccactgcgtgggaacccccccccctgccccctgcaggtggggaccgggggctcgaacctgcatccttgtgatGGGAAcaggtgcactctactgggtgggctgccacccagcccctccccatcTGATTCCTCATCTGAGTGTCCGGGTCCCTCAGAGTCTGAGAAGgaggtgccccccaccccccaccccgtcccTTCAAAGGTCCCATTAGAACCCGGGGCTCTGGAGCCCTGAGCTCAGCCTCTGGGCCCCCCACGTGGATGGCGAGGGGACACGGGGGTCAGCGGGCAGAGGCGAGCGGCTTAcagctgggggtcctggggtgccCCAGCCTCGCCCCTAACCCCGTGGCCACCGGCCTCCTGCTCACGCGCTTGTGCCCCCCCGCCGCAGGTTCTgcgaggtggagttccaggggcCCCTGTCCGTCCAGGAGGAGTGGCTCCGGCACCTGCAGCGGCACATCTTGGAGATGAACTTCCCCAAGGCGGACCCCCCGCCCGAGGAGCCCCCCGTCCCGCAGGCGCTGATGGCGGTGGCTGGCGACACACCCTGACACAGACATTCCAGCCCTCCCGGCCTGCCTCCTCCCCATCTGcatcctcgtcctcctcctcctcctcctcctcttctaccttctctccctcctcctctcctcctctcttcctgtcttcctctctcttcctcttctgccttctcctttctcctcctcgttctcctctctttgcctttgcctttttttttctttctttcttaatctggctgatggcggtgcaggggattgaacctggggctttggcgcctcaggcatgagagtctctttgcagagccgCGATGCTGTCTCCCTGCCAGCCTCTCCCTTGCCCCTCAGAGGCCAGGAAGTGGGGACTCTGAAGGTCTGAAAAGGAGGTGCCCCCTCCCCCATCGGGCCACCCAGGTCCCATGGAGCCATGAGACCCCTCAaggcccctcctctcctcccctcctctcctcccctcctctcctctcctctccttctctttcttctccctccttctcttcctcctcctcctcctcctcctccccctccctctccctctctcacatttCCGTTTCCAAAGGAGCAAGCCAGAACCTCAAACCGGCCCCCCTCGAGGGCCGGGCACACTACAGCCagggcccccggcccccggccccccgtCAAGGACTCGGGTCCCAGGGAGGTCTCCTGCAGCCCAGGCCCACCCGGTCCCCGGGGAGGAAGGCCGGCGTCAGCCCCCCAGCCGCCGCGGCCAGCAGCCAGGCAGACAGCGGGGCGGGCCGGGAGGGTGCCCTCCGTGGCCGTTTTCGAAGACCCCAAAGACTCCCGTCCGTGTCCCCACCCCCGccgccatgccccccccccccccccccacgcagcaGACACGCCGACACGCACGCACCTCGTGAGGCTGGGGGCCTGCCctcgccccccagcccccagcccaacGAGCACTTCTCGCCACGGTGCTTGCTCAGGGGAGGGGCGTGCGCCCCCACCCTGGGAGCCCCCACTGAGCTCTCCATGCCACGGACACCCTCGCTGGCTGtcccccccctgcccccagagggACCTTCCCAGCCTGGGAGGGAGAGCTCGGAGCTGACAGCTGCCTCCTGCCAcgcccagcccctgctcccccagagCCTGTGGGGGGCCCTGCCCCCCTCTTTTTACTCTTGCTTTCTAtgtacccctcctgcccccctttttaaaaaacgcGTTTTGTGTAGAGACTCAGccacatggaatttttttttaatgtcaccaCCGCCCTGGGCCAGGTTAGAAAAAACGGGGGAGCCCCCACCAACTCGcccctttttaacttttttcagcggcccccacacttttttttttttggttatcgaTATACCTAGAAGTCTGTAAATTAGATTAAAAAATTCTCTTCTGGAAAAACACCCCCAGGGCGGGCCGCCagctgtgtgtgtttctgtggacAGGCCGGCTGGGGGCGGGCCACGCGCACACAGGCGCACACAGGCGCGCGCACACGGGGTGGGGTGGCAGGCATCCCAGCCGACGGCCCTCGACAACCCCCGACGGCCTGACCGTTCGGCGGGGGGGACGGGAGCTGGCCCCCTGGGCGGCCTGGGCTGAAAAGAAACTTGTGGTTGTTAGAAGGTTCTAGAACGGCTGGGGCTGTCCAGCCAGCCAGCATTGGAGGGGTTGGggcggggagagagacaccccaactCTGCAGGGACCAGCCGGGTTGAAGGCGCAGGACATGCCCCCCCTCCAGGAGAGAACGGACTGCAGCCCCTCTCGGGCTCACGGGGGTGTGAGACAAGGGCCCCCCCAAAACTGACAACCCCACCACGGTCCCACCTGGTAGAGGAGGAACGGGCGAGACACAGACCCCCCTCCAAGTGCGGCGGGGCCTTCAGTTCTGCCCCCCTAGACAGGGACGGGGTGGGGGAGACGGACACAACTCGGCCTGTTGGAAGAGGGCCCCGGTGACACACCCATCTGTCCCATCTTGAGGGGGGAGGTTGCCATGTGTCCAAGACTTGGAAGCAAGAAGATacaaccttaaaaaaaataataatacgtggcgccaagcgcaaggaccagcgtcaggatcccggttcgagcccccggctccccacctgcaggggagtcgcttcacaggcggtgaagcaggtctgcaggtgtctgtctttccctccccctctctgtcttcccctcctctctccgtttctctctgtcctatccaacaacgacatcaacaataataactacaacaataaaaccacaagggcaacaaaagagaataaataaatactaaagaaatatttaaacaatAATAGTTGCAGAGTAGATTCATTTGCAGGTGCTAcatgagggatttttttttattatcatgacTTGTTTGATGAGATACGCgcagagggccgggtggtggcgcaggtGTCACAGAgctcaaggccccggtccccacctgcagggggaaagctttgcaagtggtgaagcggcctctttccctatctccccctcctctctcaatttctgtctctacccaatgtaaataatattaaagaaaaaaaagatacagagaccccacagccctgctcagctctggctgctggtggtgctggtgatagcACCCGGAGCCTCAGGCGGGAAGGCCTTTTGCAGAATCcctgtgttgtctccccagccctgagatgggtttttttttttgtttgttttatctttattcatgaacatgagacagccagagcctcactctggcacacgcaACATTGGgaactgaacccgggaccttgtgcttCTGAGGTCACCTCTCTAGCTGCTAAACCatctgaacccgggaccttgtgcttCTGAGGTCACCTCTCTAGCCGCTAAACCATCTCCCAGGGCTCAagatacggatcccggttcgagcccccggctccccacctgcaggggagtcgcttcccaggcggtgaagcaggtctgcaggtgtctgtctttctctccccctctctgtcttcccctcctctctccatttctctctgtcctagccaacaacgacagtaacaacaagggcaacaaaatggggaaaaaatggcctccaggagcagtggattcatagtgcaggcacagagccccagtgataaccctggaggcaaaacaagaaAGATAAAATGAAGGGTGGCAGGTGGTAAGGCACCCCGTTAtgcgcgcatggcgcaaagcacagaaacacaggcaaggagcctggttcaaggcccctggtccccacctgcaggggggaagcttcacgagcggtgaagccgggctgcaggggtctccctcttttttttttttaatatatttttttccctcttgttgcccttgttttattgtccggtagttattattgttgttattgttgtcgtcgttgttggatagggcagagagacatggagagaggaggggaagacagagagggggagagaaagacagacacctgcagacctgcttcaccgcctgggaagcgactcccctgcaggtggggagccggggttcgaaccgggatccttatgccggtccttgtgctttgcgccacctgcgcttaacccgctgcgctaccgcccgactccctctttttttttctttatttatttatttatttatttttacatttatttatttacttattttcccttttgttgcccttgttgtttatagttgttgttattgctgtcattgttgttggataggacagagagaaatggagagaggagggggagagaaagacacctgcagacctgcttcaccacctgtgaagcgactcccctgcaggtggggagccaggggctcgaaccaggatccttatgctgatctttgtgctttgcgccacctgcgcttaacccgctgagctacgcccgactccctaaatattttatttatttatgattggatagagacagtgatttgagaggggaggggagagagacccctgcagcccggcttcaccactcaggaagcttcccccctgcaggtggggaccggggtcttgaacctgggtccttgcgcactgtcatgtcttgcttaaccaggtgtgccaccgcctggcccctctctctctccccctcctcgcaatctctccgtcctgtccaatggaataatggttgccag from Erinaceus europaeus chromosome 23, mEriEur2.1, whole genome shotgun sequence includes:
- the WIZ gene encoding protein Wiz isoform X5, coding for MAASTAQCRLTKAESKAAAGPRAGGARERAAAGAPPPGPPSPGPAAPPAPPPPPPPPPPPPPPPPPPQPRDGPRAEPEPGLGSPEGALVAAAVGSPALPKKSLPVPGVPLEQGPCRLGLGGGKPELPDLKAQSLTTCEVCGACFETRKGLSSHARSHLRQLGVAESESSGAPIDLLYELVKHKGPPAPAAAKKPAPPKDAPAAPPGRAGPPEPAPAPPVPAVNKAVKSPPGFAAASPLLRKPPPALGGSPPRKNPDEQSPQLPLSPRPASPKAQWPDAEGPLNLTVDSAGARELHCQLCGAWFETRRGLSSHARAHLRHLGLSDPDAKGSPIDALRGLLRRAGLPQPAPPPPPAPAPAPPPPPGPSAAGPLPPPAPPAKKAKLKAAGAPGPWGKQDLAAAAGIFWAPAAEEPAAPHFSAGPEPARDIRCEFCGEFFENRKGLSSHARSHLRQMGVTEWYVNGSPIDTLREILKRRTQARPGGPPNPPGPGPKALAKMAGPGGPLDARSPADLHLSPLAKKLPPPPPPPPGSPLGHSPTASPPPTARKMFTGLAAHPLPKKLKPEQMRVEIKRELLPGALHGDPIDDPWVAAREELTPLNLSSRAEPVRDIRCEFCGEFFENRKGLSSHARSHLRQMGVTEWSVNGSPIDTLREILKKKTKCVVKKEPPAGDPAPAPDADGPPALGPLQAPLPLVPAAGRPGRPGGGPAQGPRELLLAPLSGAKPATAAGYLGAAVAPKRPLGDERLLPAEVKAKAYVQSELPFKALHDKAAHASATGTEACCELCGLYFENRKALASHARAHLRQFGVTEWCVNGSPIETLSEWIRHRPQKAGAYRSYIQGGRPFAKKFRSAGHGRDTADKRPPLGLAPGGLAMTGRGAGGGGGGGGADLGLEIGRALDGGGGERSLPTGPPGTTVKAEEHQRHNINKFERRQARPSDTSAARGGQDAHGLQHKLGEVRQPPVRVRPVPSLVPRPPQTSLVKFVGNIYTLKCRFCEVEFQGPLSVQEEWLRHLQRHILEMNFPKADPPPEEPPVPQALMAVAGDTP
- the WIZ gene encoding protein Wiz isoform X6, whose product is MAASTAQCRLTKAESKAAAGPRAGGARERAAAGAPPPGPPSPGPAAPPAPPPPPPPPPPPPPPPPPPQPRDGPRAEPEPGLGSPEGALVAAAVGSPALPKKSLPVPGVPLEQGPCRLGLGGGKPELPDLKAQSLTTCEVCGACFETRKGLSSHARSHLRQLGVAESESSGAPIDLLYELVKHKGPPAPAAAKKPAPPKDAPAAPPGRAGPPEPAPAPPVPAVNKAVKSPPGFAAASPLLRKPPPALGGSPPRKNPDEQSPQLPLSPRPASPKAQWPDAEGPLNLTAGPEPARDIRCEFCGEFFENRKGLSSHARSHLRQMGVTEWYVNGSPIDTLREILKRRTQARPGGPPNPPGPGPKALAKMAGPGGPLDARSPADLHLSPLAKKLPPPPPPPPGSPLGHSPTASPPPTARKMFTGLAAHPLPKKLKPEQMRVEIKRELLPGALHGDPIDDPWVAAREELTPLNLSSRAEPVRDIRCEFCGEFFENRKGLSSHARSHLRQMGVTEWSVNGSPIDTLREILKKKTKCVVKKEPPAGDPAPAPDADGPPALGPLQAPLPLVPAAGRPGRPGGGPAQGPRELLLAPLSGAKPATAAGYLGAAVAPKRPLGDERLLPAEVKAKAYVQSELPFKALHDKAAHASATGTEACCELCGLYFENRKALASHARAHLRQFGVTEWCVNGSPIETLSEWIRHRPQKAGAYRSYIQGGRPFAKKFRSAGHGRDTADKRPPLGLAPGGLAMTGRGAGGGGGGGGADLGLEIGRALDGGGGERSLPTGPPGTTVKAEEHQRHNINKFERRQARPSDTSAARGGQDAHGLQHKLGEVRQPPVRVRPVPSLVPRPPQTSLVKFVGNIYTLKCRFCEVEFQGPLSVQEEWLRHLQRHILEMNFPKADPPPEEPPVPQALMAVAGDTP
- the WIZ gene encoding protein Wiz isoform X4, which translates into the protein MGCPIPASEKPPPMTAPTPIGSAAVANFDPGTFSLMRCDFCGAGFDTRAGLSSHARAHLRDFGITNWELTVSPINILRELLAASAAERPPSPLGCEPGEPPGGGGNGGFLTSSRRPPRFPLVPFPPTWAEDPGPAYGDAQSLTTCEVCGACFETRKGLSSHARSHLRQLGVAESESSGAPIDLLYELVKHKGPPAPAAAKKPAPPKDAPAAPPGRAGPPEPAPAPPVPAVNKAVKSPPGFAAASPLLRKPPPALGGSPPRKNPDEQSPQLPLSPRPASPKAQWPDAEGPLNLTVDSAGARELHCQLCGAWFETRRGLSSHARAHLRHLGLSDPDAKGSPIDALRGLLRRAGLPQPAPPPPPAPAPAPPPPPGPSAAGPLPPPAPPAKKAKLKAAGAPGPWGKQDLAAAAGIFWAPAAEEPAAPHFSAGPEPARDIRCEFCGEFFENRKGLSSHARSHLRQMGVTEWYVNGSPIDTLREILKRRTQARPGGPPNPPGPGPKALAKMAGPGGPLDARSPADLHLSPLAKKLPPPPPPPPGSPLGHSPTASPPPTARKMFTGLAAHPLPKKLKPEQMRVEIKRELLPGALHGDPIDDPWVAAREELTPLNLSSRAEPVRDIRCEFCGEFFENRKGLSSHARSHLRQMGVTEWSVNGSPIDTLREILKKKTKCVVKKEPPAGDPAPAPDADGPPALGPLQAPLPLVPAAGRPGRPGGGPAQGPRELLLAPLSGAKPATAAGYLGAAVAPKRPLGDERLLPAEVKAKAYVQSELPFKALHDKAAHASATGTEACCELCGLYFENRKALASHARAHLRQFGVTEWCVNGSPIETLSEWIRHRPQKAGAYRSYIQGGRPFAKKFRSAGHGRDTADKRPPLGLAPGGLAMTGRGAGGGGGGGGADLGLEIGRALDGGGGERSLPTGPPGTTVKAEEHQRHNINKFERRQARPSDTSAARGGQDAHGLQHKLGEVRQPPVRVRPVPSLVPRPPQTSLVKFVGNIYTLKCRFCEVEFQGPLSVQEEWLRHLQRHILEMNFPKADPPPEEPPVPQALMAVAGDTP
- the WIZ gene encoding protein Wiz isoform X3: MGCPIPASEKPPPMTAPTPIGSAAVANFDPGTFSLMRCDFCGAGFDTRAGLSSHARAHLRDFGITNWELTVSPINILRELLAASAAERPPSPLGCEPGEPPGGGGNGGFLTSSRRPPRFPLVPFPPTWAEDPGPAYGDGLGSPEGALVAAAVGSPALPKKSLPVPGVPLEQGPCRLGLGGGKPELPDLKAQSLTTCEVCGACFETRKGLSSHARSHLRQLGVAESESSGAPIDLLYELVKHKGPPAPAAAKKPAPPKDAPAAPPGRAGPPEPAPAPPVPAVNKAVKSPPGFAAASPLLRKPPPALGGSPPRKNPDEQSPQLPLSPRPASPKAQWPDAEGPLNLTVDSAGARELHCQLCGAWFETRRGLSSHARAHLRHLGLSDPDAKGSPIDALRGLLRRAGLPQPAPPPPPAPAPAPPPPPGPSAAGPLPPPAPPAKKAKLKAAGAPGPWGKQDLAAAAGIFWAPAAEEPAAPHFSAGPEPARDIRCEFCGEFFENRKGLSSHARSHLRQMGVTEWYVNGSPIDTLREILKRRTQARPGGPPNPPGPGPKALAKMAGPGGPLDARSPADLHLSPLAKKLPPPPPPPPGSPLGHSPTASPPPTARKMFTGLAAHPLPKKLKPEQMRVEIKRELLPGALHGDPIDDPWVAAREELTPLNLSSRAEPVRDIRCEFCGEFFENRKGLSSHARSHLRQMGVTEWSVNGSPIDTLREILKKKTKCVVKKEPPAGDPAPAPDADGPPALGPLQAPLPLVPAAGRPGRPGGGPAQGPRELLLAPLSGAKPATAAGYLGAAVAPKRPLGDERLLPAEVKAKAYVQSELPFKALHDKAAHASATGTEACCELCGLYFENRKALASHARAHLRQFGVTEWCVNGSPIETLSEWIRHRPQKAGAYRSYIQGGRPFAKKFRSAGHGRDTADKRPPLGLAPGGLAMTGRGAGGGGGGGGADLGLEIGRALDGGGGERSLPTGPPGTTVKAEEHQRHNINKFERRQARPSDTSAARGGQDAHGLQHKLGEVRQPPVRVRPVPSLVPRPPQTSLVKFVGNIYTLKCRFCEVEFQGPLSVQEEWLRHLQRHILEMNFPKADPPPEEPPVPQALMAVAGDTP